From the genome of Niabella agricola, one region includes:
- a CDS encoding YtxH domain-containing protein: MEENKASFFDKAKETLSDLKEKAGEAWDKTKDTLEDAWDATKDKAEELKDSISEKIDEVRGKEDPSAAATAQEKVANAEAFVKEKLEETKQGAEHLADKAEQKLEGLKDNE, encoded by the coding sequence ATGGAAGAAAACAAAGCGTCGTTTTTCGACAAAGCCAAAGAAACCCTGTCTGACCTCAAGGAGAAGGCCGGTGAGGCCTGGGATAAAACCAAAGATACGCTGGAAGACGCCTGGGATGCTACGAAGGACAAAGCGGAGGAACTAAAGGATTCGATCAGTGAAAAAATAGATGAGGTCCGGGGCAAAGAGGATCCGTCTGCGGCGGCAACAGCACAGGAAAAGGTGGCCAACGCAGAAGCATTTGTTAAAGAAAAACTGGAGGAAACAAAACAAGGTGCCGAACATCTGGCAGACAAAGCGGAACAAAAACTAGAAGGACTAAAAGATAACGAATAA